DNA from Gemmatimonadaceae bacterium:
GAAGCACAGCCGGGGAGCGGCGTGGGAGTCGCTGTCGATTCCCCGCGGAAAGTCGGAGGAGTACCTGCGGCGCTGACCGTACCGATCTACCTGTCGACTCGACCGAGCGTGTTGTAGATGATGCCACCGCGGGCGCGATAGGCCTCCATGACCTGTCGCGCCTCCTCGCGGAGCGGGCCGCCTTCGATCCGGATACCGCGGCGGCGCAGGTACGCAAACGACTCGGGGAAGACGGGCCCTTCGTCGAACGCGAGCCGGTGGGCGTCGTCGCGTCGCGCCGCGTATACCACCCGCGACACGCCGCTCCAGAGCACGGCGCCGAGGCACATGGCGCAGGGCTCACACGAGGTGAAAAGCTCGCGCCCTGCCCCGTCACTTGCGAGCGAAAAGGAGCCTACCTGCGCCTGGGCGCGCATGAACGCGAGCATCTCCGCGTGCAACGTCGAGTTGTTGAGCCGGACGACGGAATTGACGCCGATCCCCAGCAGCGCGCCGCTCTCCCCGTCAAAGACGGCCGCACCAAAGGGACCACCAGTGCCTCGCTCCACGTTCTCGCGCGAAAGGTCAACGGCGAGGCGCATGCGATCCTCGTCCGTGGCATACACGCGCCCGACCTCATCGAGGTCCACGGCCCACGGCGGCAGCGTGATGGAGAGCCTCGGGCCGGTCACCAGAGTGGGTCGGCGCGCGGGGCGTCGAGACCGAACGTGCGGCGAATCCGCACGGTCCGTTCGAGTTCGTCG
Protein-coding regions in this window:
- a CDS encoding nucleoside deaminase, yielding MRLAVDLSRENVERGTGGPFGAAVFDGESGALLGIGVNSVVRLNNSTLHAEMLAFMRAQAQVGSFSLASDGAGRELFTSCEPCAMCLGAVLWSGVSRVVYAARRDDAHRLAFDEGPVFPESFAYLRRRGIRIEGGPLREEARQVMEAYRARGGIIYNTLGRVDR